The genomic window ctcatacaacaatcctgctatCCTAAGAATCAGTCTGGTGTACCTTCActacactctctctatggcaaatatatccttccttaggtaaggagaccaaaactgcacacaatactccaggtgtggtctcaccaaggccctgtacagctgcagtaagacatccttgctcctgtactcaagtcctctcgcaatgaaggccaacataccatttgccttcttagctgcttgctgcacctgcatgcttgctttcagtgactggggtacaaggacacccaggtccctttgtacatcaacatttcccaatctatcaccatttaaataaaactctgccattctgtttttcctaccaaagtggataacttcacacttatccacgttatactgcgtctgccatgtatttgcccactcactcaaactgtctaaattgccttgaggcctcttaacaccctcctcaccgctcacattcccaccaagtttcgtgtcatcagcaaacttggaaatattacattttgttcctgcatccaaatcattgatatatattgtgaatagctgggatccaagcactgatccctgcggtatcccactagtcgCTACTTACCACTTCAaaagagacccatttattcctactctctgtttcctgtctgctattCTCAATccttgccaatatattaccccccaaTCTCATATGGTTTTAAATATTACACACTAACCTTATATGTGGGACTTTACTAAAAGCTTtcagaaaatccaaatacaccacatccaccagttctcccttacctattctgctagttacttcctcaaaaaaactacagtaagtttgtcaaacatgatttagcCTACTGGAGTTCTTTTGAGAACACAACTAGCAGGATTATGGTATTTTGGTCTTTCAGCTACAATTCGCAGCCCTTTTCCTGTTCTGGGTTCCAATGTATCCTTCGGCAGCCCAAAGACTTATCGTTAAAAAGTAAAGAAGACCCAAGTAGCCTTATCCTCACCTCCCTACTATAATTAAGTTACTGGCTTGCAATATACtgcttcacacatgcacacgcatgtGTTAAACCTCTTCCTCTTTCAACATCAGCAGACAACACCAACCAttcttgctgctgctgaagaTTCTAGAAGGATGAGAATAACTGTTTGATGTTGCAGAGACGGGGTTTAACTTGTGGTGAAATAAAATGCAGAAACTTAATGCAACTGTATACTTGCAAAAGGAATCAGTTTTGCACCCAAATAtagtaaatatatatatattatatatatatatatagtaccAAGAAGGTCAGAGCCTGCATAATCTTCTACTTCAATTTCCATGCTTTTAATGCAGGCTTATTTCTGGGGTTGTAATAAGTTATGGTGCACGTGACCTCAAGGGTAAGAATTCAGTGTCGCTGGAATTACTGCACGCTCCCTCAGATTCAGCTTCGAGTtcaggaggaagagaaggagctCCAGGTTCCCCTGGCCTGGGGAGACTTAATGTCGTAGGCATGGTTTCCACATTGCTCAGTATGACTGCCTTCTCCAGCAAGGACATGGATCGTAAATCTACCGGAGACTGGGTTGGCGAGGCTGATGGCACTGGGCTATATTCTCCTTCAGGATGAAACAGGATGTTTGCCTCTGTCCTCTGAGTATTGGACTCAATGGAAGGAAACACAGATAGGTTGTTTGTTCCGGATATATCTTTGGATGTCTCGCAACTGCTCGAAAAGGTTCCTGCTTcaagtgaaagagagaaaaaaaaattgagagagagagagagagctacacAACACTGGATGAATATTGATTTATAATTTAAGTTCTTTAACTAGAAAAGAAGATCCACTGGGAGGAATACAAAATATAATTCTGTGATAAAGCAACAAAGCCACAAAGACTGTGGGGCTGGAATTTTCACTATCGAGCTGGGTAGCTCCTGACTTGGCAGCCCTGCCTCAGTTTCAAAGGCCCCCGTTACACCCAGATTTCAttctggggagggtgggggcaggacaGAGTCGGGAGGAATGAttctggagtttggaagataTCAGAGCTCTCTGAGGATTGcagggctggacgaggttacagagatacagaggggtTGAGGTGTCgggaaaacaagggtgagaattttgacAGTGAGGCTTTGTAAAGCTGGGAGTTGGCATAGGTCTGTGAGCGTAGAATGATGGGCCATCAGAAGTTAGAATATGGTTTCTCATTCcactgtctctgctgcttccttCCCTAGCCCAGAATTCTGCCTAGGCaccaaaacagctcttatcaaagtcacaagtgacatcctatgtgactgtgacaaaggtaaacgttctctcctcatccttcttaaCCTGTCCGCAGTCTTTGACAAGGTCGGccgcaccatcctcctccaatggcTCTCCACTCTCGTCCAGCGGAGTGAAAGAACTGACATTTATGAAGGATAGAGAATGAACCTAGAGAGTCtgggaggtaacaaaggcagggggtgaaggtttcagcagcaagtGAGCTCCTGCAGGGTTGGGAACAGctatgttatggaggtggatttAAGGTCTTTGTGATGCAGAGGTCATGAGGTTTGAAGCTCGGCTCAGGGTCTAATAGGCTGCTAAGGGTTGAGAGTGGATTGCTCAGCCCAAGACCTTGGCCAGGGAGCCTGATGAAATTAGTGGCTGGAGAACAGAGTTTGTGATGGAAACCAAAAGTATCAGCTTCAGCCTTTCCCAATGTTTAACTGCAGCAGCTAAGCGGCTCATCCAAATATCAGACACACAGTCCGACAATACAAATTTTGAGGAGGCTCTGAGACAGTTGTTGTGAAGGTAGAACTGGGTATTGTCTTTAGGTGCATTTactaaggggcagcatgtagaaataggaggggccccatgatagatccttgggggacaccaggggTAAATTtgagggagtgggaagagaatcCATGACAGGTAATAAAAAATGGAACCAAGAGAGAGCCATCCAAATTCGCTGGACAAGAGTGGAGAGCCATTGTAGGAGGATGGTGTGGCCGACCTTGTCAAAGACTGCGGACAGGTTAAGTAGGATGAGGgggggatagtttacctttgtcacagtcacatgggaTGTCACTTGTGACTTTATTAAGAGCTGTTTTGGTGCCTAGGCAGAAACTTGATTGAAGAGGTTCAAATGGATTTGCGCAAA from Carcharodon carcharias isolate sCarCar2 chromosome 16, sCarCar2.pri, whole genome shotgun sequence includes these protein-coding regions:
- the bcl10 gene encoding B-cell lymphoma/leukemia 10 isoform X1; this encodes MESVQLTEDEMAEIKKEALEKLRPYLCDKVIAERHFDYLRAKKILSREDTEEISYQISSRRKTGKLLDHLTENPKGLDTLISSIRREGTQNFLVQRITDEVQKIKNEKLIQKAGTFSSSCETSKDISGTNNLSVFPSIESNTQRTEANILFHPEGEYSPVPSASPTQSPVDLRSMSLLEKAVILSNVETMPTTLSLPRPGEPGAPSLPPELEAESEGACSNSSDTEFLPLRSRAP
- the bcl10 gene encoding B-cell lymphoma/leukemia 10 isoform X2 translates to MESVQLTEDEMAEIKKEALEKLRPYLCDKVIAERHFDYLRAKKILSREDTEEISYQISSRRKTGKLLDHLTENPKGLDTLISSIRREGTQNFLVQRITDEVQKIKNEKLIQKGTFSSSCETSKDISGTNNLSVFPSIESNTQRTEANILFHPEGEYSPVPSASPTQSPVDLRSMSLLEKAVILSNVETMPTTLSLPRPGEPGAPSLPPELEAESEGACSNSSDTEFLPLRSRAP